Proteins co-encoded in one Candidatus Hydrogenedentota bacterium genomic window:
- a CDS encoding carbohydrate-binding protein, translating to MSKPCCVTTAVVIALSPLLAPGCATSPMDAGGRGVPTPFGGNAHAIPGLIEAEHFDDGGPGVAYSDVDEVNHGAPYRGVTHVDTEQRADASNGYGIGWSRAGEWLAYTVDVQSNGTYTIEIPVASQKEGGVFHLDIAGKDVTGPIRIPDTGAWTKLATLHVKNVRLEKGVYVMRLIMDINGASGGIGDVDYLKFSLER from the coding sequence ATGTCCAAACCATGCTGCGTCACGACCGCCGTTGTTATTGCGCTCTCACCGCTGCTCGCTCCCGGCTGCGCAACGTCGCCGATGGACGCAGGCGGGCGCGGCGTACCAACGCCCTTCGGCGGGAACGCCCATGCCATCCCGGGACTGATCGAAGCGGAACATTTTGACGACGGCGGCCCGGGGGTCGCGTACAGCGACGTGGACGAAGTGAATCACGGCGCGCCGTATCGCGGCGTCACACACGTGGATACCGAACAACGCGCCGACGCGTCCAACGGCTACGGTATTGGCTGGTCCCGTGCGGGCGAATGGCTGGCCTATACCGTCGATGTGCAATCGAACGGAACCTATACCATCGAAATTCCCGTTGCCTCCCAAAAGGAAGGCGGTGTTTTCCATCTCGACATCGCCGGCAAGGACGTGACTGGACCGATCCGCATTCCGGACACCGGCGCGTGGACCAAACTGGCGACACTGCATGTGAAAAACGTTCGTCTTGAGAAGGGCGTTTACGTGATGAGGCTGATCATGGACATCAACGGCGCATCGGGCGGCATCGGCGATGTCGATTATTTGAAGTTCAGTCTCGAACGCTGA
- a CDS encoding radical SAM protein: MLGDTHDARVNSTLDTSAILKRTTSRCTVCGRPAPATAIVESGRVYLDRECPVHGFQRRCISSDVRFYHLSKGSCCSQNDCCNSDSTGPDPFQALSTCLALIEIVDSCNLACPTCFADSPVSRDVECVSLEDFQQRVNDVVRAKRKIEVLQLSGGEPTIHPQFFELLDWCQRNPSIEYILLNTNGVRIAKDAEFARELDRMYRRRKLQLYLQFDGVQEEGQKELRGGDLRATRQRAIEVCGAFAGGGLPITLAMTVTRSTIDHVWDAVEFGLHYPHVRGVAFQPYFMSGRAPMRNDDPLNTADVIHALISQSDGALTFDDFTPLPCGDPNCATIGYLLKTEDGLRSIGEFVDFSRLQGFLSDRLNYSLADLAQCGCESEPLGALLKQFELNESSTFRLFIKPFMDANTWDDDRIDRCCTHVIRPDGKLDSFCRYYSGLPGTWHGPRAAQRAMSMK; this comes from the coding sequence ATGCTCGGCGATACTCATGACGCTCGCGTGAATTCCACCCTCGACACGAGCGCGATTCTCAAACGCACGACCAGCCGTTGTACCGTGTGCGGCCGGCCTGCGCCTGCAACGGCGATCGTCGAATCAGGCCGCGTGTACCTGGACCGCGAGTGCCCCGTCCACGGATTTCAGCGCCGCTGCATCTCCAGCGACGTCCGGTTCTATCACCTGTCCAAAGGTTCCTGCTGCTCGCAAAATGATTGCTGCAATTCCGATTCAACGGGGCCGGACCCGTTCCAGGCGCTCTCTACATGCCTCGCGCTCATCGAAATTGTGGATAGCTGCAATCTCGCCTGCCCGACCTGCTTCGCCGATTCGCCGGTTTCGCGCGATGTCGAATGCGTCTCGCTCGAAGACTTCCAACAGCGCGTGAACGATGTAGTTCGGGCGAAACGCAAGATCGAAGTCCTGCAACTCTCGGGCGGCGAGCCGACGATCCACCCGCAGTTTTTCGAGTTGCTCGATTGGTGCCAGCGGAACCCCTCGATCGAGTACATACTGCTGAACACCAACGGCGTGCGCATAGCAAAGGACGCAGAATTCGCGCGCGAACTCGACCGCATGTACCGGCGCCGCAAACTGCAGCTATACCTTCAGTTCGACGGCGTACAGGAAGAAGGACAGAAGGAACTGCGCGGCGGCGATCTGCGCGCGACGCGCCAACGCGCGATCGAAGTGTGTGGCGCGTTTGCCGGCGGCGGCCTCCCGATTACGCTCGCAATGACCGTCACGCGATCGACAATCGACCACGTTTGGGATGCCGTCGAGTTTGGACTGCACTATCCGCACGTCCGCGGCGTGGCATTCCAGCCCTACTTCATGTCCGGCCGCGCGCCCATGCGCAACGACGACCCGCTGAACACCGCCGACGTGATCCACGCGCTTATCTCGCAATCCGATGGCGCACTCACTTTCGACGATTTCACGCCGCTGCCGTGCGGCGACCCGAACTGCGCCACGATCGGCTATCTGCTCAAAACCGAAGACGGTCTGCGCTCGATCGGCGAGTTTGTCGATTTCTCGCGGCTTCAGGGCTTTCTCTCGGACCGCCTCAACTATTCGCTCGCCGATCTCGCGCAGTGCGGCTGCGAATCGGAACCGCTCGGCGCGCTCCTCAAACAATTCGAATTGAACGAATCGAGCACGTTCCGCCTCTTCATCAAACCTTTCATGGATGCCAACACCTGGGACGACGACCGCATCGATCGCTGTTGCACGCACGTGATTCGTCCCGACGGCAAACTCGATTCCTTCTGCCGCTACTACTCCGGCCTGCCCGGCACCTGGCATGGACCAAGGGCCGCGCAGCGTGCGATGTCCATGAAGTGA
- a CDS encoding prolipoprotein diacylglyceryl transferase: MSTVVWTRVLRRDAAAGDRRLELIYIAALCGAFVGAKAVYFFAEGWRVFFDPSVTPEQLWLGLLTGKTITGALLGGYISVEAAKKMLGYAKATGDFFAIVAPFGLMLGRIGCYIQGCCLGVEMDRHWYTLSDAHGIDRWPAVPIEFTFNLAMFVVALTLYRRRAFNGQLFHIYLIAYGAFRFAHEFARDIPPLIGPITGYQVASLAILVLGVVRYRQRAALARQ; this comes from the coding sequence ATGTCTACAGTCGTGTGGACCCGCGTCCTGCGCCGCGATGCCGCCGCGGGCGATCGCCGCCTCGAACTCATCTATATCGCGGCGCTGTGTGGCGCATTCGTTGGCGCAAAGGCCGTTTACTTCTTCGCGGAAGGTTGGCGCGTGTTTTTCGATCCGTCAGTGACGCCCGAGCAACTCTGGCTCGGCCTGCTCACCGGCAAGACCATCACCGGCGCCCTGCTTGGTGGCTACATCTCCGTGGAAGCGGCGAAGAAAATGCTTGGTTACGCGAAAGCTACCGGCGACTTTTTCGCAATCGTCGCGCCGTTCGGTCTCATGCTCGGGAGGATCGGCTGCTACATTCAAGGCTGTTGCCTTGGCGTCGAAATGGACCGTCACTGGTACACGTTGTCCGACGCGCACGGCATCGACCGTTGGCCCGCCGTCCCAATCGAATTCACGTTCAATCTGGCAATGTTCGTAGTCGCGCTGACCCTCTACCGCCGTCGCGCGTTCAACGGTCAACTCTTCCACATCTATCTCATCGCATACGGCGCCTTCCGCTTCGCGCACGAGTTCGCCCGTGACATACCGCCGCTTATCGGTCCCATTACCGGCTATCAGGTCGCCTCGCTAGCGATCCTCGTACTGGGCGTCGTGCGTTACCGCCAGCGCGCGGCGCTCGCGCGCCAGTGA